A stretch of Kyrpidia spormannii DNA encodes these proteins:
- the spoIIID gene encoding sporulation transcriptional regulator SpoIIID, whose product MHDYIRERTIKIGEYIVETRNTVRTIAREFGVSKSTVHKDLTERLPEINPELASRVKEILEYHKSIRHLRGGEATKNKYRNGQSSSPQTMVNTLL is encoded by the coding sequence ATCCGCGAGCGCACGATCAAAATCGGCGAGTATATCGTCGAGACACGCAACACCGTGCGCACGATCGCCCGAGAATTCGGCGTATCCAAGAGTACCGTGCACAAAGATCTGACCGAGCGCCTGCCGGAGATCAACCCGGAGTTGGCCAGCCGAGTCAAAGAGATCCTGGAATATCACAAGTCGATTCGGCACCTGCGGGGCGGGGAGGCCACGAAGAATAAATACCGCAACGGCCAGAGTTCATCCCCCCAGACGATGGTGAACACGCTGTTATGA